GACCATACAGCTCTTAAGTACCTATTCAACAAGAAAGATGCCAAACCAAGGCTCATCAGATGGATTCTATTGCTATAAGAGTTCGATATTGAAATCAAAGATAGAAGGGTATGCGAAAATCAAATAGCAGACCATTTATCAAAATTAGAGGATTCATCCCATAACGGTGAGCAAAAATTAATAAAGGAAGAGTTTTCAGATGAGCAACGGTAATAGAAGTACAAGAACTACCATGGTATGCAGATATTCTGAACTACATTGTTAGTAGAGTGTTTCCTCATGATGCTACATCGCAGCAAAAGAAGAAGCTTATGCATGATGCTAAGTTCTACATGTGGGATGAACCTTATTTATTCAAGCAAGGTGTTAAAAGAATGGTTATGAGGTGTGTACTAGAAGCGGAAGTGCACTAAGTGTTGGATAGTTGCCATTCATCACCATATAATGGCCATCATGTAGGAGAGCATACTGCGCATAAGGTACTTCAATCTGGATTCTTTTGGACAATATTGTTCAAAGACGCTGCAGGGTATGTAAAGAGTTGTAATCAGTGTCAACGAATGGACACAATCTAAGGAAGACATAAAATGCCATTGAACAACATTTTAGAGGTTGAAATCTTCGATGTATGGGGAATGAATTTCATGGGTCTGTTTCCACCATCTTGTGGGAGTCAATATATCTTGGTGGTAGTGGATTATTATCCAAATGAGTTTAAGCAGTAGCCCTTCCCACGAATGACTCGAAGATGGTAAGCAAGTTCCTAAAGAAGCACATCTTTACTTGTATTGGAACTCCCAAGGCAATTATAAGTGATGGAGAATCACATTTTACCAATCAAACAGTGAAGAACCTATTGACTAAATTTGGGGTACGCCACAAGGTGGCCACAGTTTATCATCCACAAACCATTGGACAGGTAGAAGTCTCTAATAGGGAAGTTAAGCAAATTCTGCAAAAGACTGTCAATGCACAATGGAAGGATTGGGCAGAAAAGCTAGATGAGGCATTATGGGCATATAGAACTGCGTATAAAACCCCTATCTGAACATCTTCTTATCAAATGGTGTTTGGTAAATTATGTCACTTACCGGTGGAGATAGAGCATCAAGCCTACTAAACAATCAAAAAGTTCAACCTTGATCCCAGGCTAGCAGGATGGAAGAGGTTACATCAGTTGCATGAGTTAGAAGAATTTAGGCTCCACGCCTATAAAAACGCCAAGCTTTACAAGGAGAAAACCAAGCGATGGCATGATAAGCACATCATCACTCATACTTTTGAACCAGGACAAAAGGTACTCTTCTTTAACTCTAGACTTAAGCTTTTTTCAGGAAAGTTGCAGTTCAAATGGAGTGGACCTTTCGAAGTTGTGCGTATGACACCACATGGAGGTGTAGAAATGTGGAATGCAATAAAGACGTCCACATTTTTGGTTAATGGACAAAGGGTTAAGCATTACTTTGGGAAGGATGTTGATCGTTAGGAAAAAATTATGGAATTGGACAATGAGTGAAGCAATAGCTGGGTCGTGTCGCGATAATAAATTAGGCGCTACGCAGAATGCAACCCGTGAGGTATCATgtgttttaattataaattttggtTGCTTATTTTGGTTTTACTAACATTTAATGTTGTTGAGTATATAAGATAGTTTGTGAAATAAAAGAGCATAAAAGAGGAGATTTAGACGAAGCATAAACAGTGTGGTCcacgacaagtccgcatcgcagacctaTACCATCTCAGTAAAAAATGTTGCCCTggtatatttcaaaaaaaattgatgttgaaaaataattcataaGGAAAGTCCGTGCCAAGTCCGCATCATGGACTTGGCTTATTTCAGCATAAAAATGCAACTTGGAATCTTGGAATGCAAAACcagtgtggtccgcgacaagtccgcgtcgcAGAACTTGGCCTATTTTCAGGAGGAATGCAATTTAAGAATTTTCGACACAAAATAGtaaggtccgcgacaagtccgcatcgcggacctggatATTTTCAACATAAAACAAATTTGGAATTTTAGGACTTAAAACAGTAAGGTCCTCGACAAGTCATGTCGCAGATCTGGAGCAATTTTTGGAAATATAAAGGTAAAAAGATGGGGTTTGACCCATTTTTAATAGGTACACCATTGAAAACAGTTTTAAAACCCCTCCAACCCCATTTTCCCtcagttaaaatatttttcttcatctttAACTCTCAAATCTCTCTAAAATCTGTGATGCCCTTTGCAATTTTCAAACCAATTTCTGTGGAATTTTTACTTTATCACCAAAAAGGTATGTGTTCTTGAACTACTTTGATGACCTAAATTATTGTAATCTACATATAATGAGTTCTTGAACCTTTAATTGATTTCCATTGAGTTTTAGAATAAAGTGCTTATAGGTATGAGTAAACTAATTGTGTAGAAATTTTGTGTGATGATTAACTGATTGAGGGTTTAGTTTTCTGAACTCTAACCCTATTTTTGATGCTTAAAGAGGTATGGGTTTTGTAATGGTTATGGGTATTGtgtgttgaattcttgagtaaacATGCATATATTAATGAGTTGAAGTCAAGTTTTATTGTGAAGAAGTGTGGGATAAAGTTTATTGTGTTTCaaatcatattttgaaaatataccTACAGCAAAGATGAAGTTATATGCCTATTTATGCTTAAcctttaataaaatattgagttgatttttaGAGTAATTATAAGTTTAATGAGGGTGATAAAGTAGTGTTATGAAGTTTGGATTGAAATAGTTATATTGTTCAATTATGCAAGTTAATTGTTTCGGTCCTAGCAATATGGTAAATTAAGGGGACTGTTCTGGAACTCATATAGAATGGAAGTCACCATGTTAATAATTGTGAAGTATGGATTGGTTTGTTAGCATATTTGTGCATAGTAGTCAAATGAAGGTAAGTGTGAGTACCTTCATATTATTTGTGTGCTAATGAAATGTGTAAGTATGGGGTACGGGCCCTAAGTTCTAATGATTAGTCAAGGCTtatatgttgttgttggcttggttgtttGCAGTAAACATGTCAACCAGCAGAAGATCAGGAAAAGAGCCGGCAGCCCTAGGGAGCAGGAAGAGGAATATAGGAGTACCATCTATACCACCGGCTCTATCAATGCCTCGAGGCCAGACTCGTCGATATGATATCAAGGCAGTATACCCAGTGGTAAGAATTAGTACAAGCGCCACACTGAGGCGTGATATCTTTCAGACATGCCGATCAATAAGGAGAATTGGCCAGGGACTACCCCTATATTTTGCAGAGGCTAGACGAGCGGAATATGCTGTTCTTATTTGTTGAACCAAGGCCATGTAACCTGCATATAGTGCATGAATTCTACACCAACTACCAACTAGATCAACTCACACACTTCATAACAGTCTGAGGGGTAGATGTTCCCCTCTCCCCTATGGTCATAAATGAATTATTGGGCATTCCTGAGATGCCGACCACCGC
This DNA window, taken from Solanum dulcamara chromosome 3, daSolDulc1.2, whole genome shotgun sequence, encodes the following:
- the LOC129883628 gene encoding uncharacterized protein LOC129883628; amino-acid sequence: MVSKFLKKHIFTCIGTPKAIISDGESHFTNQTVKNLLTKFGVRHKVATVYHPQTIGQVEVSNREVKQILQKTVNAQWKDWAEKLDEALWAYRTALAGWKRLHQLHELEEFRLHAYKNAKLYKEKTKRWHDKHIITHTFEPGQKVLFFNSRLKLFSGKLQFKWSGPFEVVRMTPHGGVEMWNAIKTSTFLVNGQRVKHYFGKDVDR